One genomic window of Anaplasma centrale str. Israel includes the following:
- the pgsA gene encoding CDP-diacylglycerol--glycerol-3-phosphate 3-phosphatidyltransferase, whose product MRKVFPNMLTIFRVLAIPAVVSSFYLDCGCARYVTLAIFLLACATDFLDGYLARIWRVQSKFGRLFDPVADKLAILSAFVMLVYVGRITGPCVACVVVIVCREVLVSGMREFLIAAGISLPVSGMGKLKTVMQMTATGVLIVGDGGTVTRVGEFLLWVAAALSVWSMYRYTRTAIEKTGI is encoded by the coding sequence TTGAGGAAAGTTTTTCCAAATATGCTGACCATCTTTAGGGTCCTCGCCATACCTGCTGTGGTCTCCAGCTTTTACTTAGATTGCGGATGCGCCAGGTATGTGACCTTGGCTATATTCCTGCTTGCATGCGCGACTGATTTTCTCGATGGGTACCTAGCGCGCATTTGGAGGGTGCAGTCCAAGTTTGGTAGGCTTTTTGACCCGGTTGCTGATAAGCTCGCCATCCTTTCTGCTTTTGTGATGCTGGTATATGTAGGGCGGATAACAGGGCCATGCGTTGCCTGTGTTGTTGTTATCGTTTGCAGGGAAGTTCTGGTATCCGGAATGCGCGAGTTCCTCATTGCTGCGGGCATCAGCCTGCCAGTGAGCGGTATGGGCAAGCTAAAAACCGTGATGCAAATGACCGCGACCGGAGTGCTGATAGTCGGTGATGGGGGGACGGTGACGCGTGTTGGGGAGTTTCTCCTATGGGTTGCAGCTGCCCTGTCGGTCTGGTCTATGTATCGGTACACCCGCACCGCGATTGAGAAAACCGGAATCTGA